From Chryseobacterium shandongense, the proteins below share one genomic window:
- a CDS encoding N-acetylmuramoyl-L-alanine amidase, which translates to MRKTLYIIGLSTIVFSCTSQQNAKKRQYIPRTPSTQPKTTANTTSEKPKPKVSTEHGVDFFTTNIADITKNDNTASYGSIVSAKPAGYKVVKDYFPAIAQNFRQRYLILHYTALPDDKSITVLTQQAVSAHYLVNNMGNNEIYQLVDENKRAYHAGVSAWRADKNLNDTSIGIEIVNTGYTTDASGKRVFAPFDEAQIRKVAALVKDIVNRYQIPATNILAHSDIAPTRKQDPGPLFPWKRLYDEYQIGMWYDEAAKQSFYDLAVSTDFPSKYNDSTFIFNVQTQLQKFGYGLDLSGKWDDATKKTIEAFQYHFRPQNYDGILDPETFAILQALIQKYPVK; encoded by the coding sequence ATGCGTAAAACATTATATATCATCGGATTAAGTACGATCGTTTTTTCCTGTACTTCACAGCAAAATGCAAAAAAAAGGCAATACATCCCAAGAACCCCGTCAACACAGCCCAAAACCACTGCTAATACTACCTCTGAAAAGCCAAAACCAAAGGTTTCTACAGAACACGGTGTCGATTTTTTCACCACTAATATTGCCGATATAACAAAAAATGATAATACTGCAAGTTATGGCTCCATTGTCTCTGCAAAACCTGCCGGTTATAAAGTGGTTAAAGATTATTTTCCTGCCATTGCACAGAATTTCAGACAGAGATATCTTATCCTTCATTACACAGCATTGCCGGATGACAAATCCATTACGGTTCTTACCCAACAGGCAGTAAGTGCACACTATCTTGTCAACAATATGGGCAATAATGAAATTTACCAGCTCGTAGACGAAAATAAACGCGCTTATCATGCCGGAGTAAGTGCATGGAGAGCAGATAAAAATCTTAACGATACTTCAATCGGAATTGAAATCGTAAATACGGGGTATACCACCGATGCTTCCGGAAAAAGAGTATTTGCTCCTTTTGATGAAGCACAGATAAGAAAAGTAGCGGCGCTGGTAAAAGATATCGTAAACAGGTACCAGATTCCGGCAACGAATATTCTTGCACATTCTGACATTGCACCTACAAGGAAGCAGGATCCGGGGCCTTTATTTCCATGGAAAAGATTATACGATGAATATCAGATCGGGATGTGGTATGATGAAGCTGCAAAGCAAAGTTTTTATGATCTGGCGGTGTCTACGGATTTTCCATCAAAATATAACGATTCAACATTTATTTTTAATGTGCAGACACAATTGCAGAAATTCGGTTACGGATTGGATCTTAGCGGAAAATGGGATGATGCAACCAAGAAAACGATAGAAGCTTTTCAGTATCACTTCAGGCCACAGAACTATGACGGAATTCTGGATCCGGAAACTTTTGCAATATTACAGGCTTTGATACAAAAATATCCGGTAAAATAA
- the aspA gene encoding aspartate ammonia-lyase, translating to MENFRKESDLLGELNVPINAYYGVQTQRAINNFKISGQLLSSYPQFIRGLAYVKKAAAKTNYELGLLDESLYFNISEVCDEIINGELHEQFPVDMIQGGAGTSINMNANEVIANRVLEKLGKNKGEYQFCSPNDHVNLSQSTNDAYPTAIKMGLLQMNAILVEKLEKIVEAFREKGKEFHDVIKMGRTQLQDAVPMTLGQEFEAFAATLEEDISKLNNNANLFVEVNMGATAIGTGLNAPIGYATLCAKNLAEITGFPVVSAPDLVEATPDTGSYVIYSSAMKRLAVKLSKICNDLRLLSSGPRAGLFEINLPPMQPGSSIMPGKVNPVIPEVVNQVCFKVFGNDLTVTFAAEAGQLQLNVMEPVLSHAIMENIHFLCNALDTLREKCVVGITANREVCLNMVKHSIGIVTALNPYIGYKHSTEIAKEALETGKSVYNLVLEKGILSQEKLDEILDPRNMLKPHNK from the coding sequence ATGGAAAATTTCAGAAAAGAGAGCGATTTACTGGGAGAATTGAACGTTCCGATAAATGCTTATTATGGAGTACAGACACAAAGAGCGATCAATAATTTCAAAATATCAGGACAGCTTCTGTCTTCCTATCCTCAGTTCATCAGAGGATTGGCTTATGTAAAAAAAGCGGCAGCAAAAACAAACTATGAGCTTGGGCTTCTTGATGAATCACTGTATTTCAATATCTCTGAAGTTTGTGATGAAATTATCAATGGCGAGCTTCACGAACAATTTCCTGTAGATATGATCCAGGGTGGAGCGGGAACTTCCATCAACATGAACGCAAATGAAGTTATCGCTAACAGGGTTTTGGAAAAATTAGGAAAAAATAAAGGGGAATATCAATTTTGTTCGCCAAACGATCATGTCAATCTTTCACAATCTACCAATGATGCCTATCCTACAGCTATCAAAATGGGATTGCTGCAAATGAATGCAATTCTTGTTGAAAAGCTCGAAAAAATTGTTGAAGCATTCAGGGAAAAAGGAAAAGAATTTCATGATGTCATCAAGATGGGACGAACACAGCTTCAGGATGCCGTTCCAATGACACTGGGACAAGAATTTGAAGCGTTTGCCGCAACTTTGGAAGAAGATATTTCAAAATTAAATAATAACGCTAACCTTTTTGTAGAAGTAAACATGGGAGCTACTGCCATCGGAACAGGACTTAATGCTCCTATTGGTTATGCCACTCTTTGTGCAAAAAATCTTGCTGAGATTACAGGTTTTCCGGTAGTTTCTGCGCCCGATCTGGTGGAAGCCACACCGGACACAGGATCTTATGTTATTTACTCTTCTGCCATGAAGCGCCTCGCCGTAAAGCTTTCAAAGATATGCAACGATTTGAGGCTACTTTCTTCAGGGCCGAGAGCCGGACTTTTCGAAATTAATCTTCCGCCAATGCAGCCGGGTTCTTCTATTATGCCGGGAAAAGTAAATCCCGTGATTCCCGAAGTGGTAAATCAGGTTTGTTTTAAAGTTTTCGGAAACGATCTTACTGTGACATTTGCTGCAGAAGCCGGACAGTTACAGCTCAATGTAATGGAACCGGTACTTTCGCATGCCATTATGGAAAATATTCATTTTCTTTGCAATGCACTGGATACGCTTCGTGAAAAATGTGTTGTTGGGATTACGGCAAACCGTGAAGTGTGTTTAAATATGGTAAAACACAGCATCGGAATTGTAACTGCCCTGAATCCGTACATAGGCTATAAGCATTCTACGGAAATTGCAAAAGAAGCGCTGGAAACAGGCAAAAGTGTTTACAATCTTGTTTTGGAGAAAGGCATACTTTCCCAGGAAAAGCTTGATGAAATCCTTGACCCGAGAAACATGCTTAAGCCGCATAACAAATAA
- a CDS encoding glycosyltransferase family 2 protein → MRFLIIIPAHNEENNLPFTLDSLQRQSFKDFKTVIVNDGSTDRTAEVISKYVSHDDRFETVNLEKSLHQPGSKVVHAFRKGLETQDINAFDIICKFDSDVIFPENYLEKIEEAFQNNSDYGLVGGLLYVEKNGDWVYEGNSNKYHVRGPLKAYRKESFVHMNGIRETLGWDNIDAILLQSLGWKEVVLPELHVRLIKVKGADYTIRPADYYGKYFYFLGLKDFWLTLPLLKKP, encoded by the coding sequence GTGAGGTTTTTAATCATAATTCCTGCACATAACGAAGAAAATAATCTTCCTTTTACACTGGATTCTTTACAGCGACAAAGCTTTAAAGATTTTAAAACAGTAATTGTAAACGACGGTTCTACAGATAGAACTGCCGAAGTCATCAGCAAATACGTAAGCCATGATGATAGGTTTGAAACAGTGAACCTGGAGAAGTCTCTGCATCAGCCAGGTTCAAAGGTGGTTCATGCTTTTAGAAAAGGACTGGAAACTCAGGATATAAATGCTTTTGACATTATTTGTAAATTTGATTCTGACGTCATCTTTCCTGAGAATTACCTTGAAAAAATAGAAGAAGCATTTCAAAATAATTCAGATTATGGCTTGGTTGGCGGACTTTTATATGTAGAGAAAAACGGAGATTGGGTGTATGAAGGTAATTCAAATAAATACCATGTACGCGGACCGCTAAAAGCATACCGGAAAGAAAGTTTTGTACACATGAACGGCATAAGGGAAACCTTGGGCTGGGATAATATTGATGCAATTCTGCTTCAGAGTCTCGGTTGGAAAGAAGTGGTGCTTCCGGAACTCCATGTTCGGCTAATTAAAGTAAAAGGTGCAGATTACACCATAAGACCGGCGGATTATTACGGTAAGTATTTTTATTTTTTAGGACTAAAAGATTTCTGGCTTACGTTGCCGCTTTTAAAGAAGCCATGA